A single region of the Gracilibacillus caseinilyticus genome encodes:
- a CDS encoding YhdB family protein, translating to MTSIDYDKALYYMLWGQWDDLLVLMVRTNDDLLSKKIEQFLHAYHYPRSRDYLMNTHEELMHYIDHALVSQMLLEQTK from the coding sequence TTGACAAGTATCGATTATGATAAAGCCTTGTACTATATGTTGTGGGGACAATGGGACGATTTATTAGTGTTAATGGTTCGAACCAATGATGATTTACTGTCAAAGAAAATTGAGCAGTTTTTACATGCCTACCATTATCCCCGATCGCGAGATTATTTAATGAATACACATGAAGAATTAATGCATTATATTGACCATGCATTAGTCAGTCAAATGCTATTAGAACAAACTAAATAA
- a CDS encoding YhcN/YlaJ family sporulation lipoprotein, producing the protein MKLSKPAMALTFAATVSLVACGADEYGQENGEYNGNTGSPIGYNQTSNQPSTDRDNNNEHTRQINNNDEYMFDDRTNRGDGKNADVKNNYEVADKAADQIASKIEGIDRAYVITTDNNAYVAATWDKENNGELTDKVKDKIAKTVKSVNKDIDNVYVSTNPDFFELAGQYSNDIESGQPVEGFFNQMGNMIERIFPANEEYTDKNS; encoded by the coding sequence ATGAAGCTGTCAAAACCGGCTATGGCATTAACATTTGCAGCTACTGTATCACTTGTTGCTTGTGGCGCTGACGAATATGGTCAGGAAAACGGTGAATATAATGGTAACACGGGTAGTCCAATAGGCTATAACCAAACGTCTAACCAACCATCAACAGATCGTGATAATAATAATGAGCACACAAGACAAATTAATAATAATGATGAATATATGTTCGATGACCGTACCAATCGTGGCGATGGAAAGAACGCAGATGTGAAGAATAATTATGAGGTTGCAGATAAAGCAGCGGATCAGATAGCGAGCAAGATTGAAGGGATCGATCGTGCTTATGTCATTACAACCGATAATAATGCATATGTTGCAGCAACTTGGGATAAAGAAAACAATGGTGAACTAACCGACAAAGTAAAAGATAAAATTGCAAAAACTGTTAAGTCTGTAAACAAAGATATCGACAACGTGTATGTATCCACCAACCCTGACTTCTTTGAGTTAGCAGGTCAATATTCGAATGATATTGAAAGTGGACAGCCTGTAGAAGGATTCTTTAATCAAATGGGCAACATGATTGAAAGAATTTTCCCTGCAAACGAAGAATACACCGATAAGAATAGCTAA
- a CDS encoding class I SAM-dependent DNA methyltransferase — translation MGREFLDVFEEWASSYDEAVTGHDPQYRDVFERYDTILGEVAQLAEGSVLEFGVGTGNLTEKIIEKGQHVIGIEPSEPMRKLAKEKLPDLPLQEGDFLSFPTVDEPIHSIVSTYAFHHLTKEEKQEAIANFFSLLEEGGKVVFADTVYESEPAEQQIKQEAEEKGYHDLLEDLNREYYPHLEELRQLFTESGFHFEAMQRNKFVWIFVAEKQ, via the coding sequence ATGGGGAGAGAATTTCTGGACGTGTTTGAAGAATGGGCTTCGTCCTACGATGAAGCCGTTACTGGGCACGATCCTCAATATAGAGATGTGTTCGAACGATATGATACAATATTAGGTGAGGTAGCCCAGTTGGCAGAAGGGTCAGTGTTGGAATTTGGTGTCGGTACAGGGAATTTAACAGAAAAGATTATCGAAAAAGGTCAGCACGTGATCGGAATAGAACCATCCGAACCAATGCGCAAGCTGGCAAAGGAAAAATTACCAGACCTGCCCTTGCAGGAAGGAGATTTTCTATCCTTCCCAACTGTAGACGAACCAATTCATTCCATCGTTAGTACGTATGCCTTTCATCATTTAACAAAAGAGGAGAAGCAGGAAGCAATAGCTAATTTCTTTTCGTTGTTAGAGGAAGGTGGTAAGGTAGTTTTTGCTGATACGGTTTATGAGAGTGAACCAGCAGAACAACAGATCAAACAGGAAGCAGAGGAAAAAGGCTACCATGACTTGCTGGAAGATTTAAATCGAGAATATTATCCACATCTGGAAGAATTACGACAGTTATTCACGGAAAGTGGTTTTCATTTTGAAGCAATGCAGCGAAATAAATTCGTTTGGATTTTCGTAGCAGAAAAACAATAA
- a CDS encoding S-ribosylhomocysteine lyase, giving the protein MTKKMNVESFNLDHTKVKAPYVRLVGVTTGQNGDKVYKYDIRFCQPNKDHMDMAGLHSIEHLMAENIRNHLDYVLDIGPMGCQTGFYLAVINNDSFDDITEALEKTLEDVTNATEVPACNEVQCGWAANHSLEGAKDIARNMLAGKDEWHIVFAE; this is encoded by the coding sequence ATGACTAAAAAAATGAATGTAGAAAGCTTTAACTTAGATCATACAAAGGTAAAAGCACCTTATGTCCGCTTAGTAGGTGTAACAACAGGGCAAAATGGTGACAAAGTGTACAAATATGATATCCGCTTCTGTCAGCCGAATAAAGATCATATGGACATGGCTGGATTACACTCTATTGAACATCTAATGGCAGAAAACATCCGTAATCACCTGGACTATGTTTTAGATATCGGACCAATGGGATGCCAGACTGGCTTTTATTTAGCGGTTATCAACAATGACAGCTTTGACGATATAACAGAAGCATTAGAAAAGACTTTGGAAGATGTAACAAACGCAACAGAAGTTCCCGCATGTAATGAAGTGCAATGTGGTTGGGCGGCTAACCACAGCTTAGAAGGTGCGAAAGACATCGCAAGAAATATGTTAGCAGGTAAAGACGAATGGCATATCGTTTTTGCTGAATAA